One window of the Streptomyces asoensis genome contains the following:
- a CDS encoding SAM-dependent methyltransferase, translated as MDSDAMDSGEMTGAETRPENDAVDTGTAHSARIYDYIIGGKDHFPADREAGDAMVREWPALPVHMRANRDFMNRAVRHLAREAGIRQFLDIGSGIPTSPNIHEIAQAAAPGSRVVYVDNDPLVLDLSRNLMSSTPEGRTAYLEADMRDPAGILAAPEFRTALDPDRPVALTVIVHFLLDEHDAVGIVRRLLDPLPSGSHLAMSIGTADFAPEEVGRVAREYAARGMPMRLRTRAEAAEFFTGLDLVDPGIVQVHHWRPDGTGTEVVRDADIAMYGAVARKP; from the coding sequence ATGGACAGCGACGCAATGGACAGCGGTGAAATGACCGGCGCCGAAACCAGGCCCGAGAACGACGCCGTCGACACCGGGACCGCGCACTCCGCTCGGATCTACGACTACATCATCGGCGGCAAGGACCACTTCCCTGCGGACCGCGAGGCCGGGGACGCGATGGTCCGGGAGTGGCCCGCGCTTCCCGTCCACATGCGGGCCAACCGCGACTTCATGAACCGCGCCGTGCGCCACCTCGCCCGGGAGGCCGGGATACGCCAGTTCCTCGACATCGGCAGCGGCATCCCCACCTCTCCCAACATCCACGAGATCGCCCAGGCGGCGGCCCCCGGCTCCCGGGTGGTCTACGTCGACAACGACCCCCTCGTCCTGGACCTGTCCCGGAACCTGATGAGCAGCACGCCCGAGGGCCGCACGGCCTACCTGGAGGCCGACATGCGCGACCCGGCGGGCATCCTGGCCGCGCCGGAGTTCCGTACGGCACTGGATCCGGACCGGCCCGTCGCCCTCACCGTGATCGTCCACTTCCTGCTCGACGAGCACGACGCCGTCGGCATCGTCCGCCGCCTGCTCGACCCGTTGCCCTCGGGCAGCCACCTGGCGATGTCCATCGGCACCGCGGACTTCGCGCCCGAGGAGGTCGGCCGCGTCGCCCGTGAGTACGCGGCCCGCGGCATGCCGATGCGGCTGCGCACCCGGGCGGAGGCGGCGGAGTTCTTCACCGGCCTCGACCTGGTCGACCCCGGGATCGTCCAGGTCCACCACTGGCGTCCCGACGGCACCGGCACAGAGGTCGTCCGTGACGCGGACATCGCGATGTACGGGGCGGTGGCCCGCAAGCCCTGA
- a CDS encoding sporulation protein, which translates to MVFKRLLGAIGVGGPSVDTVLDGEGVLPGGALSGQVRLRGGGAAVEIEEICLELLARVEAEHEEGESEGTVAFDRYVVGGGFRLGANEERSVPFSVTVPWETPVTELYGQPLGVVLGVRTELAVADARDRGDLDPLTVRPLPVQEAVLEALGQLAFGFRSADLEHGRIGGTGQRLPFYQEIELTPPPRYAHAVTEIELTFLATASGLEVVLEADKRGGPLTPGHDALTRFTVRHEDVPVLDWNSEVDGWIRRLTEHREAYDAQAYVHSAPHADHLAGHVAVHGSGPGVSTAVAAGAAGAAVGVVGGMVAAEAVDEIGDFFEGEEEDEAEESEEVQED; encoded by the coding sequence ATGGTGTTCAAACGGCTGCTCGGGGCGATCGGCGTAGGCGGCCCCTCGGTGGACACGGTGCTCGACGGCGAGGGGGTGCTGCCCGGTGGGGCACTGTCGGGTCAGGTCCGGCTGCGGGGCGGCGGCGCGGCCGTGGAGATCGAGGAGATCTGTCTGGAGCTGCTGGCACGCGTCGAGGCGGAGCACGAGGAGGGCGAGAGCGAGGGCACCGTCGCCTTCGATCGGTATGTCGTCGGTGGCGGCTTCCGGCTCGGCGCGAACGAGGAACGCAGTGTGCCGTTCTCGGTCACGGTGCCCTGGGAGACACCGGTCACCGAACTGTACGGGCAGCCGCTGGGCGTCGTCCTGGGCGTGCGCACCGAGCTCGCGGTGGCCGACGCCCGCGACCGGGGCGATCTCGACCCGCTCACCGTCCGCCCACTGCCCGTGCAGGAGGCGGTCCTCGAAGCGCTCGGGCAGCTCGCGTTCGGCTTCCGCTCCGCCGACCTGGAGCACGGCCGTATCGGGGGCACGGGACAACGGCTGCCGTTCTACCAGGAGATCGAGCTCACCCCTCCCCCGCGGTACGCGCACGCGGTGACCGAGATCGAGCTGACCTTCCTCGCCACCGCGTCCGGCCTGGAGGTCGTGCTGGAGGCCGACAAGCGCGGCGGCCCGCTCACCCCCGGCCACGACGCGCTGACCCGCTTCACCGTGCGCCACGAGGACGTGCCCGTCCTCGACTGGAACAGCGAGGTCGACGGCTGGATCCGCCGGCTGACCGAGCACCGGGAGGCGTACGACGCGCAGGCGTACGTCCACTCCGCGCCGCACGCCGACCACCTGGCCGGCCACGTCGCCGTCCACGGCTCCGGGCCCGGCGTGAGTACGGCGGTCGCCGCGGGTGCGGCGGGGGCGGCCGTGGGGGTCGTCGGCGGCATGGTGGCGGCCGAAGCGGTCGACGAGATCGGTGACTTCTTCGAGGGAGAGGAAGAAGACGAAGCGGAGGAGAGCGAGGAGGTCCAGGAGGACTAG
- a CDS encoding DUF6114 domain-containing protein, which translates to MTFTQWRDRFRGWRGHRPFAGGVLLVLGGAEILVTMKAPLPVILHVGMQGLAGYLLPTLMVLCGLLIIFNPTQRLFYSIIAILLSLGTWLTSNIGGFVIGLLMGAVGSSLSFGWLPDQEPRQSRRQRGKETRTAESVRQDGPLPGAGEPA; encoded by the coding sequence ATGACCTTCACCCAGTGGCGGGACCGCTTCCGCGGGTGGAGAGGCCACCGGCCCTTCGCGGGCGGCGTGCTGCTCGTCCTGGGCGGCGCCGAGATCCTGGTGACCATGAAGGCACCGCTCCCGGTGATCCTTCATGTGGGTATGCAGGGCCTGGCGGGTTACCTCCTGCCCACCCTGATGGTGCTCTGCGGTCTGCTGATCATCTTCAACCCGACCCAGCGGCTGTTCTACTCGATCATCGCCATCCTGCTCTCCCTGGGCACCTGGCTCACCTCCAACATCGGCGGCTTCGTCATCGGCCTCCTGATGGGTGCCGTGGGCAGCAGCCTGTCCTTCGGCTGGCTGCCCGACCAGGAACCGCGCCAGAGCCGCCGACAGCGGGGCAAGGAGACGCGGACGGCCGAGTCCGTCCGGCAGGACGGCCCGCTGCCCGGAGCGGGGGAACCCGCCTGA
- a CDS encoding DUF6230 family protein, whose translation MASSPDVTSSADNTPENPESGSATRRGRVRLRRAAVMAVPATFVAAGLAVLTAQGALGVQFAISGMPFVVTADRLDGEGFAQFGGLDNMIENSPNQGDTGGQVLVVTSVVKNGKITNMCQSVDLGGIQLILRAGGGSTPVSVKNLAIDSDEISGDAEFNNIEIGRDSSTFDKVPIQGPAGVYGQQADTVVIKDLYQHNYAATAAVFKLPGLKMSFSSEGCK comes from the coding sequence ATGGCCTCGTCCCCGGACGTCACTTCGTCCGCCGACAACACCCCTGAGAACCCCGAAAGCGGTTCCGCAACGAGACGCGGCCGGGTCCGGCTGCGCCGGGCCGCCGTCATGGCGGTGCCCGCCACCTTCGTCGCCGCGGGGCTCGCGGTCCTCACCGCGCAGGGCGCCCTGGGCGTGCAGTTCGCGATCTCCGGCATGCCGTTCGTGGTCACCGCCGACAGGCTCGACGGTGAGGGCTTCGCGCAGTTCGGCGGCCTGGACAACATGATCGAGAACAGCCCCAACCAGGGCGACACCGGCGGTCAGGTCCTGGTCGTCACCTCGGTCGTGAAGAACGGCAAGATCACCAACATGTGCCAGAGCGTCGACCTCGGCGGCATCCAGCTCATCCTCAGGGCCGGCGGCGGGTCCACCCCGGTGAGCGTGAAGAACCTGGCCATCGACTCCGACGAGATCTCGGGCGACGCCGAGTTCAACAACATCGAGATCGGCCGCGACTCCAGCACCTTCGACAAGGTCCCGATCCAGGGCCCCGCGGGTGTCTACGGCCAGCAGGCGGACACGGTCGTCATCAAGGACCTGTACCAGCACAACTACGCAGCCACCGCTGCCGTCTTCAAGCTTCCCGGACTGAAGATGAGCTTCTCGAGCGAGGGCTGCAAGTAA